One Glycine max cultivar Williams 82 chromosome 6, Glycine_max_v4.0, whole genome shotgun sequence DNA segment encodes these proteins:
- the LOC102661984 gene encoding basic leucine zipper 4, which produces MFFHQDEAVQYPCTPVHETMLTESEIEDLFSLINHSTDPASPGSGSQGSNRVVYSPEERKLRRMQSNRESARRSRYRKKQHIENLTSQLNRLRIQNRLLKNQLASTMHQNLLLSLHNDHLKSESVALMATLSDLCGILGTMLSH; this is translated from the coding sequence ATGTTTTTCCACCAAGATGAAGCGGTTCAGTACCCGTGCACTCCAGTTCACGAGACCATGCTGACCGAAAGCGAAATAGAAGACTTGTTTTCTCTCATTAACCATTCGACAGACCCGGCTAGCCCGGGGTCCGGTTCCCAGGGTTCAAACCGGGTGGTTTACTCGCCAGAGGAACGAAAGCTGAGACGCATGCAATCGAACCGGGAATCGGCCCGAAGGTCCCGCTACAGAAAGAAGCAGCATATAGAGAACCTCACGAGCCAACTGAACCGGTTGAGAATCCAAAACCGATTACTCAAAAACCAACTCGCCTCCACCATGCACCAGAACCTCCTACTATCCCTACATAACGACCATCTTAAATCCGAATCCGTTGCCCTTATGGCCACACTTTCGGATCTGTGTGGGATTTTAGGCACCATGCTTtcacattaa